The Nitrosospira multiformis ATCC 25196 region AGCAGTGGAACGGCAATGATAGCGCCGCCCGCCCCGGTTAGCCCGAGTATTAGGCCAACCAGGGCGCCAAAAAGGGCGACAACTATTGAGACTGGCACGGCTCAGATGGTACTGCCCGGACGGGCGAGCCACTCGCGCCCTTTCAGGAAACCATGCCAGTAAAACCACGGCAGGAACTTCGCCTTGAGCAGCCAGGCCAGGTAGCGCGGAACTGTCGGATCGAGCCGAAAAGTCGGGAGCAGCTTGCCGCCGAACCCGAACTCGGCAAGAATGACCTTCCCCTTTTCCACGGTAAGCGGACAGGAGCCGTACCCATCGTACAGTGTGGCCAACTCCCTTCCTTCCCTCGCTGCCAGCAGGTTTTCCGCAACTACAACGATCTGCTTTCTGACAGCAGCAGCGGTCTTCGCGTTAGGGGCGGAGCACACATCCCCAAGAGAGAAGATATTTGCATAGCGAGAGTGCCGCAGCGTCTTGTGATCAACCTCACACCATCCCGTGGGATCTGCCAGGGAGCTTTTGCGCACGAAATCAGGGGCCATCTGGGGCGGCGAGATGTGCAGCATCTCGAAGGGCTTTGCCACCCGCTCGATGCTTCCATCGGGCTGACGGATATCAAACCAGGCAGTCCTGTTTGGCCCATCCACCTTGACGAGGTTGGAGTTGAATACGAGATTTGCGTTATAGCGCTTCACGTACTCCATTAGTGGCGGAACGAAAGCCGCCACACCGAACAGCACAGGCGCGGCGCTGTTGAACTCGACGCTGATATTGTCGAGCACTCCTTCCCGCAACCAGTGATCGCATGACAGGTACATTGCCTTTTGCGGGGCGCCCGCGCACTTGATCGGCATCGGCGGCTGGGTAAA contains the following coding sequences:
- a CDS encoding NAD(P)/FAD-dependent oxidoreductase, which encodes MNERIRNNAVSTPPIDAACNWSGDFDVVVIGGGAAGIGVTASLLRRQPSLRIAIIEPGDRHYYQPAWTLVGGGAYDIAKTVQPMDSVIPPGATWIQATANGFDPDSNLVHLVGGRSVGYRQLVVCPGLRLAWEQIEGLEDTLGKNGVTSNYRFGLAPYTWSLVKEFKGGRAIFTQPPMPIKCAGAPQKAMYLSCDHWLREGVLDNISVEFNSAAPVLFGVAAFVPPLMEYVKRYNANLVFNSNLVKVDGPNRTAWFDIRQPDGSIERVAKPFEMLHISPPQMAPDFVRKSSLADPTGWCEVDHKTLRHSRYANIFSLGDVCSAPNAKTAAAVRKQIVVVAENLLAAREGRELATLYDGYGSCPLTVEKGKVILAEFGFGGKLLPTFRLDPTVPRYLAWLLKAKFLPWFYWHGFLKGREWLARPGSTI